In the genome of Candidatus Saccharimonadales bacterium, the window ACCGCCAGTCACCCATATTAACGATGACTCCAACGGGTGTCCGGACAACGACAGCAGTCGAGTCGGGTATGGAGTGATTGACACGGACCAGTTCAATCGAAAAGCTATCACAGAGCTGTACTCGTTCGTGAGCCTCGGGATTGAGTAGGTTGAACTGTGGATTATAGCCACTAGTGGCATCCTGCATTGTCTTTTCAAGCATCCCGACAGTAAACTTGGTTGCCCAAACTGGTGCGGGAATCTTGTGAACGATGTGTCTAAAAGCTCCGATGTGGTCAAGGTGAGCGTGAGTAAAGATGTGAGCACGAATTTTGTGCTTGCGCTCCTCAAGGTACCTGGTGTCAGGGATTATATAGTTGATGCCGGGATACCCTTCTCCTGGAAAGAGGAAACCCATATCCATGACAATGATGTCATTGCCATATTCGAGGGCCATCATGTTCTTGCCGATACCCATCTCCCCTACTCCACCAAGAGGAATTATTTTAAGGGTCGGCTCAGCGGCTAGCGGAAGTCTATTGGCCCGCCGAGCGCTATTAAGAGTGTACTGTGTCCCCTGGTAACCGTTAAAAGTTGACTTGTTGACGGGAACCGCCTCAATGACATGCTGCGAAGCACGTAGTTGGACGTTTTCAGTATTGCGCCGGACGGCTCGCTGAGCTTCGCCGCGCCGTATTTGAGCGTTAACGAGACCATCGTCACGTTTACGCACGACATCGTTCGGTACCCGATTATTGCCTTTCGGCCGTTTATCGTCAGGTCGCCGACGATTGTCGTTTTGCGAAAATTTCGTATTCACGTTAAGTTGATATCCTTTCCTGTTTTATGAGTTCTAATACTTTTGGAATCTTTTTAAAATCACCCAGAAGGGTCTGGCGCATGCCTCCGTTGTAGAGGGCAGCAGCTGGATGAAAGAGCGGCAGGATGACCAGGCCATGGACTCGTTTTGGTTGGCCGTGGACCTGGCTGATCGCCATGCCTGGCAAGAACGTCTGGGCGGCGTGCTTGCCAAGCGGCACGATTAGAAGCGGCTGGATAACTGCTAATTGATGCTGTAAATATGGCAGAAATTCTTGCTTCTCCTCTGGGAGCGGATCACGATTATTCGGTGGACGATACTTAACAGTATTGGTAATGTATACGTTCTCTCTTTTGAGACCAATACTCTCTAGCATCTCGTTTAAGAACTTGCCGGCGGCTCCTACAAAGGGAACGCCTTGGAGGTCTTCGTTCTTACCAGGTGCTTCGCCGATGAAGACGATCTCAGCATCTGGGTCACCGTCGCCTAATACAAGGTTCGTGGCCTGCTTGGCCAGATCTGGGCAGACATTATTAGCAATAATATCTGCCTTTATCTGCTCAAGGCGCGCCTGTTTATCTTCTTTCGTTGCTTTATCCGCAGCCGTCATCTAATTCATTTGTTCGCTGCCACGTACTTTGGCTATTTGGCTTGTTTCATGGAGAGAACGAGGCGTCCTCGGTCATCTATGGCAACCAGCTTTACGTTAACGGTGTCACCCTCTTTAACCATATCTGCTGGATGTTCGACTCGCTTGTCAGCCATCTCCGAAACATGTACGAGACCTTCGCGTCCTGGCATGATTTCAACGAAAACGCCGAAATCCATAATCTTCACGACACGTGCGTTGTTATACACTTTACCAACTTCGGGCTCTTCTGTCAATGCCTTGATCCAATCGATGGCCTTGTTTATGGCACTCATATCAGGGGCAGCGACCATCACTAATCCACCGTCACGGATATCAATCTCGGCACCTGTCTCGGCGATAATCTTATTGATCGTCTCACCACCCTTGCCAATTACGTCTTTAATCTTATCTGGGTTGATTTGCAACTTCTCAATCTGCGGAGCGTACTTGCTTATCTGCTTACGGGGCTCAGCCAGGGTTCCGAGCATGTGTTTCAGAATGAAGGCGCGGCCCTCATTGGCCTGCTCGATTGCCTTGCGCATAACCTCAAGGCTGATACCGTGCACCTTGATGTCCATCTGGAGAGCGTTGATACCCTTCGACGTTCCGGCAACCTTGAAGTCCATATCGCCAGCAAAGTCTTCAGCACCCTGAATGTCGCTTAGGACCACAGCCTTGTCACCATCAGTGACAAGGCC includes:
- a CDS encoding uracil-DNA glycosylase, which codes for MTAADKATKEDKQARLEQIKADIIANNVCPDLAKQATNLVLGDGDPDAEIVFIGEAPGKNEDLQGVPFVGAAGKFLNEMLESIGLKRENVYITNTVKYRPPNNRDPLPEEKQEFLPYLQHQLAVIQPLLIVPLGKHAAQTFLPGMAISQVHGQPKRVHGLVILPLFHPAAALYNGGMRQTLLGDFKKIPKVLELIKQERIST
- a CDS encoding ribonuclease J, with amino-acid sequence MNTKFSQNDNRRRPDDKRPKGNNRVPNDVVRKRDDGLVNAQIRRGEAQRAVRRNTENVQLRASQHVIEAVPVNKSTFNGYQGTQYTLNSARRANRLPLAAEPTLKIIPLGGVGEMGIGKNMMALEYGNDIIVMDMGFLFPGEGYPGINYIIPDTRYLEERKHKIRAHIFTHAHLDHIGAFRHIVHKIPAPVWATKFTVGMLEKTMQDATSGYNPQFNLLNPEAHERVQLCDSFSIELVRVNHSIPDSTAVVVRTPVGVIVNMGDWR